The following coding sequences lie in one Bacteroidota bacterium genomic window:
- a CDS encoding bifunctional (p)ppGpp synthetase/guanosine-3',5'-bis(diphosphate) 3'-pyrophosphohydrolase: protein MSQVPVSIEKALEWYTPEERREILRRYRQLINVWHTRKDTNDRWMVRKALRLAAAAHRDMRRKSGEPYIYHPIEVATIAAGEIGLGRTSIICALLHDVVEDTEYKLSDIQAIFGEQIARIIDGLTKIDNMVDSTNVESLQAENFRKVLLTLSYDVRVILIKLADRLHNMRTLGSMPAVKQWKIASETNYLFAPLAYRLGLYAIKSELEDLALKHTEPTIYENIRYNLETSRPQRQALVDDFVAPIRESLAQMGVKTRIFMAEKSASSIWQKMKEKEIPFSEVHDTFVVRFVIDCPLAVEKVECWKVYAAITQHYRPNGNRLRDWISLPKANGYESLHATVMSKAGRWIDVQIRSERMEEIAEKGYAAYWKYRDHPGSESGLDEWLTKVRELLSSEDASALEFVNDFKLNLFSDEIFVFTPQGDMITLPKGATALDFAFNIHTELGSRCIGANVNHKLVQLNHQLSSGDQVEIITSKNQVPKEEWFDFVVTARAKSRLREALREYRKTFKDEGRRKLEEYLKQLNLEPSKANINKIIESEGLEGLVELYYFVAIDRINYQRIKTIFQKGKPGQGILSYITNPFSRKNTAGKPDTSNEDSNGAKVIKPGVLGEDVASLDYIVSSCCNPLPGDDVVALSFQGEPLHIHQVNCPKAINQMSQYGQNIVKAKWKRSEDLMFLAGLKITGIDSVGFIHRMTKVISVDLGLNIRNFQLESSNGVVSANIAIYVKDAASLNEAIERLKKVEGIRTVSRLKNIP, encoded by the coding sequence ATGTCGCAGGTTCCTGTAAGTATCGAAAAAGCCCTCGAGTGGTACACGCCAGAAGAGCGTCGCGAAATTTTGCGCCGCTACAGGCAGCTCATCAATGTTTGGCATACCCGCAAGGATACCAACGACCGCTGGATGGTGAGAAAAGCCCTCAGGCTTGCCGCTGCCGCGCATCGCGACATGAGGCGCAAGTCGGGCGAGCCTTACATCTATCACCCTATTGAAGTGGCCACCATTGCTGCCGGCGAAATCGGCCTGGGACGTACCTCTATCATTTGCGCGCTCTTGCACGACGTGGTTGAGGATACGGAGTATAAGTTGTCCGACATCCAGGCCATATTTGGAGAGCAGATTGCCCGCATTATCGACGGCCTGACCAAGATCGACAATATGGTGGACAGCACCAATGTGGAAAGCCTGCAGGCGGAAAACTTCCGGAAAGTGCTTCTTACCCTGTCGTACGACGTGCGTGTCATCCTGATCAAGCTTGCCGACAGGCTGCATAATATGCGCACCTTAGGCTCAATGCCTGCTGTAAAGCAGTGGAAAATAGCCAGCGAAACCAATTATCTTTTTGCCCCGCTGGCTTACAGGCTCGGATTATATGCCATCAAAAGCGAGCTGGAAGATCTCGCCCTAAAGCACACCGAACCAACGATTTACGAAAACATCCGGTATAATCTGGAAACTTCCCGCCCTCAAAGGCAAGCCCTCGTAGACGATTTTGTGGCGCCAATAAGGGAGTCGCTCGCCCAAATGGGAGTCAAAACCCGCATCTTCATGGCCGAGAAGTCAGCATCTTCCATTTGGCAGAAGATGAAGGAAAAGGAGATTCCTTTTTCGGAAGTACACGACACATTCGTCGTGCGTTTTGTGATTGATTGTCCCCTTGCAGTAGAAAAGGTGGAGTGCTGGAAGGTATATGCAGCTATCACACAGCATTATCGCCCCAATGGCAACCGGCTCCGCGACTGGATTTCGCTCCCCAAAGCCAACGGGTATGAATCGTTGCACGCCACGGTGATGAGCAAGGCCGGCAGGTGGATCGACGTGCAGATCAGGTCGGAACGCATGGAAGAAATTGCCGAGAAAGGGTATGCTGCATACTGGAAATACCGCGATCATCCCGGAAGCGAAAGTGGCCTGGACGAATGGCTGACCAAAGTGCGTGAGTTGCTTAGTTCTGAAGATGCATCAGCGCTTGAGTTTGTTAACGATTTCAAGCTCAATCTGTTCTCCGACGAAATCTTTGTGTTCACTCCCCAGGGCGACATGATCACCCTGCCCAAGGGCGCCACAGCCCTCGATTTTGCTTTCAACATACACACCGAACTGGGCAGCAGGTGTATTGGGGCCAATGTGAACCATAAACTTGTGCAACTCAATCACCAGCTCAGCTCGGGCGACCAGGTTGAAATCATCACCAGCAAAAACCAGGTACCTAAAGAAGAATGGTTCGATTTTGTGGTGACAGCCCGGGCCAAAAGCCGGTTGCGTGAAGCGCTGCGCGAATACAGAAAGACATTCAAGGACGAAGGCCGCCGAAAGCTGGAAGAATACCTCAAACAACTCAACCTGGAACCATCCAAAGCCAACATCAACAAGATCATCGAAAGCGAGGGACTGGAAGGCCTTGTCGAACTGTACTATTTTGTAGCCATCGACCGGATCAACTACCAGCGCATCAAAACTATCTTTCAAAAAGGAAAGCCAGGTCAGGGAATCCTCAGCTATATCACCAATCCGTTCAGTCGCAAAAATACAGCCGGTAAACCAGATACATCGAATGAGGACAGCAACGGAGCTAAAGTCATTAAGCCCGGCGTGCTGGGCGAAGATGTAGCCAGCCTCGACTACATTGTTTCGAGTTGCTGCAACCCGCTGCCCGGCGACGATGTCGTGGCACTCTCATTCCAGGGCGAACCCCTACACATCCATCAGGTCAATTGTCCAAAAGCCATCAACCAGATGTCGCAATACGGACAAAACATCGTGAAAGCCAAGTGGAAGCGTTCTGAAGACCTGATGTTCCTGGCCGGGCTCAAAATCACGGGTATTGACAGTGTGGGCTTTATTCACAGGATGACCAAGGTGATCTCCGTCGATCTGGGACTCAACATCCGCAATTTCCAGCTCGAAAGTTCGAATGGCGTGGTGTCGGCAAACATTGCCATTTATGTGAAAGATGCGGCCTCCCTCAATGAAGCCATCGAACGGCTGAAAAAAGTCGAAGGCATACGCACCGTCTCCCGACTTAAAAATATTCCCTGA
- the dnaE gene encoding DNA polymerase III subunit alpha, which produces MFLVFDTETTGLPRDWNAPKSDFSNWPRVVQLAWQLYDEQGRLLDTGDMIVRPEGFTIPYNATKVHGITTEYALAQGLPIPEVLEKFSQVVRRASILAGHNLNFDTTVLGVEYLRAGLTDPLEGMPVLDTCTEDTAALCRLPGGKGGKFKLPNLNELHSHLFGETFDEAHNAAADVEATARCFLELLRTGVFVAGQAGLDSDFFARFRAANPEPIKPAGVAIRSNKEAAAQIAVADEAKKEDDDQLKLLAEKYAHLRTHSTYTLLNSTIEIKDLVKRAAKLNMPAVGLTDTANLMGAFEFIDAVDKVNKARAEEQGAANVRPIKALLGTEFYVCRDRLNKSRQDNGFLLPAWAKNLKGYRNLSYLSSVSFTEGFYYVPRIDRQLLLEYKEGLIVSTGGLQGEVPHLLLNVGEQQAEEALLWYKTHFGDDFYIEINRHGLEEENHLNTWLLGMAKKHGIKYFPSVLVHYLDKEDADAHDFLLCIKDNSKKDDPIGRGYGYRFGFPNNEFYFKTPEQMAELFADLPEAFDTLTEIIGKTEQYSLKQKIRLPVFEIPEEFADPLDKTDNGIRGQNKYLRHLAFEGARARYGELTPEITERLEFELDTIARTGYPGYFLIVQDLIAAARRMGVWVGPGRGSAAGSLVAYCIGITNVDPLKYGLLFERFLNPERISMPDIDIDFDDEGRALVIDYVTKKYGQNKVAQIITYGTLGTKSALRDVSRALDKDQMFVNKLVASTNNVKLGDFFRLSEEKLREKYRPEQLETGFALKRKMEEQTEESRILKATLALEGLVRNTGIHACGIVITPTDLRELVPVTVSKESNLWATQFENAVAESAGLLKVDFLGLKTLSLIRDTIALVKKRHGRAIDPEDIPLDDPLTYELFQRGETVGVFQYESAGMQKYLRELKPTTFNDLIAMNALYRPGPMAYIPNYVNRKHGKEAVTYDLPEMRDILEETYGITVYQEQVMLLSQRLSGFSKGEADTLRKAMGKKDRELLEKLHTKFIEGGIKNGHPEDTLKKIWNDWLAFANYAFNKSHSTCYAKIAFQTAYLKANYPAEYMAAVLSHNLDDIKQVTFFMEECRRMNLKVLGPDINESEYAFTVNSNGEIRFGLGAIKNMGEAAVKSIIEERQLNGRFLGFSDFLTRINPRTVNKRTLESLVMAGAFDSFEGVHRAQFFHRESADGTTFLEKAMRWAEKVVESRNSSQYNLFGETIEVQIAELPMPKCEPWPKAKALQMELETIGFYVSSHPMDAYKHAIRYFANMDIQKINQNLQSLNGKRFSFAGQVISVEHLTSTQGKQFARFRLEDHLAGIDLALFSESYLKYRHLLVQDAFLLVHASAVPSYRDRNVLEVKVNDIELLDEVFNKSPKQVVITMDLGKMTPQDAQDLSEAIRSRPGRHRLRINLHDSAAGRSALVSPRQFRVDAGALIPELEKFSFLKVAFE; this is translated from the coding sequence ATGTTTCTCGTTTTTGATACTGAAACCACCGGTTTGCCCAGAGACTGGAATGCCCCAAAGTCCGATTTTTCGAACTGGCCCCGCGTTGTACAACTTGCCTGGCAATTGTACGACGAGCAGGGCAGGCTCCTCGACACGGGCGACATGATTGTGCGGCCCGAGGGTTTCACCATTCCTTACAACGCCACCAAGGTGCATGGCATTACCACAGAATATGCCCTTGCTCAGGGATTGCCGATTCCGGAGGTGCTTGAAAAATTCTCGCAGGTAGTCCGGCGGGCCAGCATACTTGCCGGACACAACCTCAACTTCGATACCACCGTGCTTGGTGTTGAATACCTGAGGGCAGGTTTGACTGATCCTTTGGAAGGCATGCCCGTGCTCGACACCTGTACGGAAGACACGGCTGCCCTGTGCCGGCTGCCCGGTGGCAAAGGCGGGAAGTTTAAACTGCCCAACCTGAACGAGTTGCATTCGCACCTGTTCGGAGAAACATTCGACGAGGCCCACAACGCCGCAGCCGACGTAGAGGCCACAGCCCGCTGTTTCCTCGAGTTGCTGCGAACCGGGGTTTTCGTTGCCGGACAAGCGGGTCTTGACAGCGACTTTTTTGCCCGTTTCCGGGCTGCAAACCCCGAACCAATCAAACCGGCGGGCGTGGCCATCAGGTCGAACAAGGAGGCTGCAGCACAGATTGCTGTTGCTGATGAGGCAAAAAAAGAAGATGACGACCAGCTTAAGCTGCTGGCCGAAAAATATGCCCACCTGCGCACGCACAGCACCTACACCCTGCTCAATTCCACCATCGAAATCAAAGATTTGGTGAAACGCGCCGCAAAGCTCAATATGCCGGCCGTCGGACTCACGGATACGGCAAATCTTATGGGAGCTTTCGAATTTATTGATGCTGTGGACAAGGTCAATAAAGCCAGAGCTGAAGAACAAGGCGCTGCGAATGTGCGCCCCATCAAGGCATTGCTGGGCACGGAATTTTATGTCTGTCGCGATCGCCTGAACAAAAGCCGCCAGGACAATGGTTTTTTGCTGCCTGCCTGGGCCAAAAACCTCAAAGGATATCGCAATCTGTCCTACCTGAGTTCGGTCTCATTCACCGAGGGTTTTTATTATGTGCCTCGCATCGATCGCCAATTGCTGCTCGAATACAAGGAGGGATTGATCGTTTCGACAGGAGGTTTGCAGGGCGAAGTGCCTCATCTGCTGCTCAATGTGGGCGAACAGCAGGCCGAAGAAGCTTTGTTGTGGTACAAAACTCATTTTGGCGACGATTTCTACATCGAAATCAACAGGCATGGGCTGGAAGAGGAAAACCACCTGAACACCTGGCTGCTCGGGATGGCTAAGAAGCATGGTATCAAATACTTTCCGTCGGTGCTGGTTCATTATCTTGACAAGGAGGATGCCGATGCCCATGATTTTTTGCTTTGCATCAAAGACAACAGCAAAAAAGATGACCCTATCGGAAGGGGATACGGATACAGGTTTGGCTTTCCGAACAACGAGTTTTATTTCAAAACACCCGAGCAAATGGCAGAGCTTTTTGCCGACCTGCCAGAGGCTTTCGATACTTTGACCGAAATTATTGGCAAGACGGAGCAATACTCGCTCAAGCAGAAAATCAGGCTCCCGGTATTCGAAATTCCTGAGGAGTTTGCCGACCCACTCGACAAGACCGACAATGGTATCCGTGGTCAAAACAAGTACCTCCGTCACCTGGCCTTCGAAGGTGCCAGAGCCCGCTATGGGGAATTGACCCCTGAAATAACCGAACGGCTTGAATTTGAGCTTGATACCATAGCCCGTACAGGATATCCCGGATATTTTCTTATTGTGCAGGACCTCATAGCAGCTGCCAGGCGCATGGGTGTGTGGGTTGGTCCCGGACGCGGATCAGCAGCCGGATCGCTGGTTGCCTATTGCATTGGTATCACAAATGTTGACCCTCTGAAGTACGGCCTGCTGTTTGAGCGTTTCCTCAATCCCGAACGCATCTCCATGCCCGACATCGATATTGATTTTGACGACGAGGGCCGTGCGCTGGTGATTGATTACGTGACTAAGAAGTATGGCCAGAATAAAGTAGCCCAGATCATTACGTACGGTACCCTGGGAACAAAGTCGGCCCTACGCGATGTGAGCCGTGCACTCGACAAGGACCAGATGTTTGTGAACAAGCTGGTAGCTTCGACCAACAATGTGAAGCTGGGCGATTTTTTCAGGCTGAGCGAAGAAAAGCTGCGCGAAAAATACAGGCCCGAGCAACTGGAAACCGGTTTTGCCCTGAAGCGCAAAATGGAAGAACAAACTGAAGAATCCAGAATTCTTAAGGCTACACTTGCCCTCGAAGGGCTGGTGCGCAATACAGGCATTCATGCCTGCGGCATTGTGATTACGCCCACCGACCTGCGCGAACTCGTGCCGGTAACCGTATCAAAAGAATCGAATCTCTGGGCCACACAATTCGAAAATGCGGTGGCAGAATCCGCAGGCCTGCTCAAGGTGGACTTTCTTGGCCTTAAAACGCTCTCGCTCATACGCGATACCATCGCGCTGGTGAAAAAGCGCCATGGTAGAGCCATTGATCCTGAGGATATTCCACTGGATGATCCGCTCACCTACGAACTATTTCAGCGGGGCGAGACGGTCGGGGTGTTTCAGTACGAAAGTGCCGGTATGCAGAAATATCTCCGCGAGCTCAAACCAACCACTTTCAATGACCTCATCGCCATGAACGCGCTTTACCGGCCCGGTCCCATGGCCTACATACCCAATTACGTAAACAGAAAACATGGCAAGGAAGCTGTAACCTACGACCTTCCCGAAATGCGCGACATTCTCGAGGAAACCTACGGCATCACGGTTTACCAGGAGCAGGTGATGCTGCTCTCGCAGCGCTTGTCGGGTTTCTCGAAAGGCGAGGCAGATACCCTGCGCAAAGCCATGGGGAAGAAAGACAGGGAGCTGCTCGAAAAACTGCACACCAAATTCATCGAAGGGGGCATAAAGAACGGTCATCCGGAAGATACCCTAAAAAAAATCTGGAACGACTGGCTGGCCTTCGCCAATTATGCGTTCAACAAGTCGCACTCCACCTGCTACGCCAAAATAGCATTCCAGACGGCATACCTCAAGGCCAATTATCCCGCCGAATATATGGCAGCCGTGCTGAGTCACAACCTCGACGACATCAAGCAGGTGACCTTCTTTATGGAGGAGTGCCGGAGGATGAACCTCAAAGTGCTGGGTCCTGACATCAATGAGTCGGAATATGCCTTCACCGTCAACAGCAATGGCGAAATACGCTTTGGCCTTGGCGCCATCAAAAACATGGGCGAAGCTGCGGTGAAAAGCATCATAGAAGAGCGGCAGCTCAACGGACGTTTTTTGGGCTTTTCCGACTTCCTGACCCGCATCAACCCACGCACTGTGAACAAACGCACCCTCGAGTCGCTCGTCATGGCCGGTGCTTTCGACTCGTTCGAAGGCGTACACCGGGCACAGTTTTTCCACCGCGAATCGGCCGACGGCACCACCTTCCTCGAAAAAGCCATGCGATGGGCTGAGAAGGTTGTTGAGTCGCGAAACTCAAGCCAATATAACTTGTTCGGCGAAACAATCGAAGTTCAGATTGCCGAGCTGCCCATGCCCAAGTGCGAACCCTGGCCAAAAGCCAAAGCATTGCAGATGGAACTCGAAACCATCGGCTTCTATGTGAGTTCACACCCCATGGATGCCTACAAGCATGCAATCAGGTATTTCGCCAACATGGATATCCAAAAGATAAACCAGAACCTGCAGTCGCTCAACGGCAAGAGGTTCTCCTTTGCCGGTCAGGTCATCTCAGTGGAACATCTCACCTCTACCCAGGGCAAACAATTTGCCCGTTTCAGGCTCGAAGATCATCTTGCGGGTATTGATCTGGCACTTTTCAGCGAATCTTACCTCAAATACAGGCATCTGCTTGTGCAGGATGCATTTCTGCTCGTGCATGCTAGTGCCGTACCCTCTTATCGCGACCGTAATGTGCTCGAAGTCAAGGTGAACGATATTGAGCTGCTCGATGAGGTGTTCAACAAAAGCCCGAAACAAGTGGTGATAACCATGGACCTTGGCAAGATGACTCCTCAGGATGCTCAGGATCTGTCCGAAGCCATCCGTTCGCGGCCCGGCAGGCACAGGCTCAGAATCAATTTACACGATTCAGCAGCCGGTCGCTCGGCCCTTGTTTCGCCCAGACAATTCCGTGTTGATGCCGGAGCCTTGATTCCGGAACTTGAAAAATTCAGCTTCCTGAAGGTGGCTTTTGAATAA
- the speA gene encoding biosynthetic arginine decarboxylase, translating to MRKWRIEDSAELYNINGWGINYFTINEKGNVAVTPREGCASVDLRVLIDELLLRDVSTPVLIRFPDILDSRIEEMHNCFKIAAEEYDYKGQNFIVYPIKVNQMRPVVEEIVSHGKKFNIGLEAGSKPELHTVIATDPDSDSIIICNGYKDESYIELALLAQKMGRTIFIVVEKLNELKLIAKVAKRLKVKPNIGIRIKLASSGSGKWEDSGGDVSKFGLTSSELLESLDFLERNNMKDTLRLVHFHIGSQVNKIRRIKIALREAAQFYVQIYKMGFHLDFVDVGGGLGVDYDGTRSANSGSSVNYSVQEYVNDATFAMVDASDKNGIPHPNIITESGRSLTAHHSVLVFEVLEHASLPVWEEDEEVTPEDHELLHELYESWNNLNASSMLETWHDAQQIREEALDMFSLGLIDLKTRARIERLFWTVAREIHQMANEMKRPPEELNILPKLLSDKYFCNFSLFQSLPDSWAIDQVFPIIPIHRLDEKPDRYATIQDITCDSDGKIDNFISTRNFSHHLPVHSLKGKEPYYIGVFLTGAYQEILGDLHNLFGDTNAVHVSVDEKGYYIDQVIDGETVAEVLDYVQYNSKKLVRTVETWVTASVKQGRISAEEGKEFLSIYRSGLYGYTYLE from the coding sequence ATGAGAAAATGGCGTATTGAAGACTCGGCCGAGCTTTACAACATCAATGGTTGGGGAATCAATTACTTTACAATCAACGAAAAAGGAAATGTTGCCGTAACACCCCGCGAGGGATGTGCTTCTGTTGATCTGCGTGTGCTTATTGACGAATTGTTGCTTCGCGACGTATCGACTCCCGTGCTGATCCGATTTCCGGATATTCTCGACAGCCGCATCGAAGAAATGCACAACTGTTTCAAAATAGCTGCGGAGGAATACGATTACAAAGGTCAGAACTTCATTGTTTATCCGATCAAGGTAAACCAGATGCGACCTGTGGTTGAAGAAATTGTCAGCCACGGAAAGAAGTTCAATATTGGTCTGGAGGCCGGCTCGAAGCCTGAGCTGCATACGGTGATTGCCACCGATCCCGACAGCGATTCAATCATCATCTGCAATGGCTACAAAGACGAGAGCTATATCGAGCTTGCGCTTCTGGCCCAAAAAATGGGACGCACCATCTTCATCGTGGTTGAGAAGCTCAACGAACTCAAGTTGATTGCAAAAGTCGCCAAACGTCTGAAGGTGAAGCCCAATATCGGAATTCGCATTAAGCTTGCCAGTTCCGGCAGTGGCAAATGGGAAGACTCGGGAGGCGATGTGAGTAAGTTTGGCCTAACTTCGAGCGAATTGCTCGAATCGCTCGACTTTCTGGAGCGTAACAATATGAAGGACACCCTGAGGCTGGTTCATTTCCACATTGGCAGTCAGGTGAACAAAATCCGCCGCATCAAGATAGCCCTCCGGGAAGCTGCCCAGTTTTATGTGCAGATCTACAAGATGGGCTTCCATCTTGATTTTGTGGATGTTGGCGGAGGTTTGGGCGTAGATTACGACGGAACACGTTCGGCCAACAGTGGAAGCAGCGTCAACTACAGTGTACAGGAATACGTCAACGACGCCACCTTTGCCATGGTGGATGCCAGCGACAAAAACGGAATCCCGCACCCCAACATCATCACCGAGTCGGGTCGATCGCTCACCGCCCATCATTCGGTGCTGGTGTTTGAAGTGCTCGAACATGCATCTTTGCCGGTTTGGGAGGAGGACGAGGAAGTTACGCCCGAAGATCATGAGCTGCTACACGAACTTTACGAATCGTGGAACAACCTCAATGCAAGCAGCATGCTCGAAACCTGGCACGATGCGCAGCAGATCCGCGAAGAAGCCCTCGATATGTTCAGCCTTGGCCTGATCGACCTGAAAACCAGGGCACGCATCGAGCGCCTTTTCTGGACAGTTGCCCGCGAAATTCATCAGATGGCCAACGAAATGAAACGGCCTCCGGAAGAATTGAACATTCTGCCGAAGCTGTTGTCGGATAAGTATTTCTGTAATTTCTCCCTGTTTCAGTCGCTTCCCGATTCTTGGGCCATTGATCAGGTTTTTCCGATCATTCCCATTCACCGGCTGGATGAAAAACCCGACCGCTACGCCACCATTCAGGACATCACCTGCGACTCCGATGGCAAAATCGACAACTTTATCTCGACACGCAATTTCTCGCACCACCTGCCGGTGCACAGCCTGAAAGGTAAGGAGCCTTATTATATAGGCGTGTTCCTCACTGGTGCTTACCAGGAAATCCTGGGCGACCTGCATAACCTATTTGGCGACACCAATGCCGTACACGTTTCGGTGGACGAGAAGGGCTACTACATTGATCAGGTGATTGACGGCGAAACTGTGGCCGAGGTGCTTGATTACGTGCAGTATAACAGCAAAAAGCTCGTGCGTACGGTCGAAACCTGGGTAACTGCATCCGTTAAGCAGGGACGAATCAGCGCAGAGGAAGGCAAAGAATTTCTTTCGATCTACAGGTCAGGTCTTTATGGATATACCTACCTGGAATAG
- the mgtE gene encoding magnesium transporter has product MVTVARDFSELIRRKDWKVLKISIDRMDAVDIADLIEYLPEDDVVVVFRLLNRSQAKEVFQLLSHEKQQDIIEGLAHKNRKLKDLLNDIEPDDRTAFFEELPGNVLQPLIQMLSPEERKTAVQLLGYPDDSVGRLMTPEYVALRPEWTIERAFSHIRQYGRNSETLNVVYVVDGNWRLLDDIKIKQLILARPDQTVSELMDYRFVALKPTDDQETAAQTFRDYDRVALPVINDEGVLLGIVTVDDIMDVVEEETTEDFHKFGSLGDDIGNPLRQSLALLYKKRIVWLVALVFMNVFSGAAIASFEDVIQSMVSLVFFLPLLIDSGGNAGSQSATLMIRSLAVGDVELSDWYKLIGKEVMVSFMLGLTMAVGVAAVASFRAPEIIVIVALTMVLVVMSGSVIGMLLPFIFTRFKVDPATASAPLITSIADITGVIIYFSVANWYLGL; this is encoded by the coding sequence ATGGTAACTGTTGCACGTGACTTTTCTGAACTGATCCGTCGAAAAGACTGGAAGGTATTGAAAATCAGCATCGACAGGATGGATGCTGTTGACATTGCCGATCTCATTGAGTACCTGCCCGAGGATGATGTAGTAGTGGTTTTTCGCCTGCTCAACCGAAGCCAGGCCAAGGAAGTATTTCAGCTGCTTTCGCACGAGAAGCAGCAAGACATCATTGAGGGTCTTGCCCACAAAAACAGAAAGCTCAAAGACCTGCTCAACGACATCGAACCCGACGACCGCACGGCCTTTTTCGAAGAATTACCGGGCAATGTGCTGCAGCCCCTGATCCAGATGCTTTCGCCCGAAGAGCGTAAAACAGCCGTCCAGTTGCTTGGTTATCCCGACGATAGTGTCGGCAGGCTTATGACGCCCGAATATGTGGCGTTGCGACCGGAGTGGACCATAGAGCGCGCGTTTTCACATATCCGGCAGTACGGGCGCAATTCGGAAACCCTCAATGTGGTGTATGTGGTTGATGGCAACTGGCGCCTGCTGGATGACATCAAAATAAAGCAACTCATCCTTGCCCGGCCCGATCAAACGGTCAGCGAGCTCATGGACTACCGTTTTGTGGCCCTGAAGCCTACGGATGACCAGGAAACGGCTGCACAAACCTTTCGTGATTACGACAGGGTGGCACTGCCCGTAATTAACGATGAGGGTGTGCTGCTGGGCATCGTTACAGTGGACGACATCATGGACGTTGTGGAAGAGGAAACCACCGAGGACTTCCATAAGTTTGGTTCGCTGGGTGACGATATCGGCAATCCGCTTCGTCAGTCGTTGGCTTTGCTCTACAAAAAACGCATCGTATGGCTTGTGGCGCTTGTTTTTATGAATGTTTTCAGTGGTGCCGCAATTGCAAGTTTTGAGGATGTCATTCAGTCGATGGTTTCGCTGGTATTTTTTCTGCCCTTGCTCATCGACAGCGGAGGCAATGCCGGTTCGCAATCGGCCACACTGATGATCCGCTCATTGGCGGTGGGTGATGTGGAACTGTCCGACTGGTACAAACTCATAGGAAAAGAAGTCATGGTTTCGTTTATGCTGGGCCTTACCATGGCAGTGGGCGTTGCAGCCGTGGCCAGCTTTCGTGCTCCGGAAATCATTGTTATTGTGGCCCTGACGATGGTGCTTGTTGTGATGAGCGGAAGTGTGATCGGGATGTTGTTGCCGTTTATTTTCACACGTTTTAAAGTTGACCCTGCCACGGCCAGCGCCCCTCTGATTACCTCCATCGCCGATATCACAGGTGTAATCATCTATTTCTCAGTGGCAAACTGGTATCTGGGCCTTTGA
- a CDS encoding DUF58 domain-containing protein gives MHKSPFHGFSVEFAEHRLYNRGESIRHIDWKLYARTEKLFVKRFEEETNLRCQLVIDCSGSMRFPVRKDKGPAQPDKLMFSIYAAASLSELMRRQRDAVGLSLFTDNLGLHTRARTSRVHHQMLFVELEKLLTNPSQTTQVTTAAARALHEIAERTHQRSLVVIFSDLLDNQQPEEVFMALQHLRYNKHEVILFHVLDRSIEALLDLESRPYKFVDMETGESLRLNPADIQEQYRKAMAARMTELKHKCAQYHIDLIEADINKGYNQVLIEYLIKRSRLY, from the coding sequence ATGCACAAAAGCCCGTTTCACGGCTTTTCGGTCGAGTTTGCCGAGCACCGGCTCTATAACCGGGGCGAATCGATCAGGCATATCGACTGGAAACTGTACGCACGCACCGAGAAGCTGTTTGTTAAACGTTTTGAGGAGGAAACCAACCTCCGTTGCCAGCTGGTGATCGATTGTTCCGGTTCGATGCGTTTTCCGGTGCGCAAGGATAAAGGACCGGCCCAACCCGATAAGCTGATGTTTTCAATTTATGCTGCGGCCAGCCTGAGCGAGCTGATGCGCCGCCAGCGCGACGCCGTCGGGTTGAGCCTCTTTACGGATAACCTCGGTTTGCACACAAGGGCACGCACCAGCAGGGTGCACCATCAGATGCTGTTTGTCGAACTTGAGAAATTGCTTACCAACCCATCGCAAACAACCCAGGTTACTACCGCCGCAGCCAGGGCACTGCACGAAATAGCCGAACGCACGCATCAGCGGTCGCTGGTGGTGATCTTCAGCGATTTGCTCGACAACCAACAGCCCGAGGAAGTTTTTATGGCGCTTCAGCACCTCAGGTACAACAAGCACGAAGTGATCCTGTTTCATGTGCTCGACCGTTCGATCGAAGCCTTGCTTGATCTCGAAAGCAGACCGTATAAGTTTGTGGATATGGAAACCGGCGAATCCCTGCGGCTGAACCCTGCTGATATTCAGGAGCAGTATCGCAAAGCCATGGCCGCGCGGATGACGGAACTAAAACACAAGTGTGCCCAGTATCATATCGACCTCATCGAGGCCGACATCAACAAAGGCTACAACCAGGTGCTGATTGAATATCTGATCAAGCGAAGCCGGTTATACTGA
- the trxA gene encoding thioredoxin, whose amino-acid sequence MALNVTDANFEQEVINSDVPVIVDFWAVWCGPCRIIGPTVEEIGQEYAGKAKVVKLDVDNNHQTASKYGIRNIPTLLFFKNGQVVDKQVGVVPKPVLVKKLEAIL is encoded by the coding sequence ATGGCACTTAATGTAACAGATGCAAATTTTGAACAGGAAGTAATCAATTCCGATGTTCCGGTGATTGTAGATTTTTGGGCAGTCTGGTGTGGCCCGTGCCGCATCATTGGCCCCACAGTCGAGGAGATCGGTCAGGAATATGCCGGCAAAGCCAAAGTGGTAAAGCTGGATGTGGACAACAACCATCAGACCGCCAGCAAGTATGGCATCCGCAATATCCCAACCTTGCTTTTCTTCAAAAATGGCCAGGTGGTTGACAAACAGGTGGGTGTAGTGCCCAAGCCTGTGCTGGTCAAGAAGTTAGAGGCAATACTTTAA